From one Bradyrhizobium sp. Ash2021 genomic stretch:
- a CDS encoding SDR family NAD(P)-dependent oxidoreductase, with product MRELAGKTAFVTGGASGIGLALGRAFAQSGMKVMLADIEAETLQAAVGSLKEIGPDVRGTMCDVADPVSVERAAQATFDAFGKVHVVCNNAGVAAGGGIDLISLDNWRWVLDVNLMGVLHGVRSFLPHMRRHGEGGHIVNTASMAGMNGGLGFSPYAASKFAVVAMSEGLAAQLKPHGIGVSVLCPSFVRTGIGESGRNRPERYGPARVPDPASPAAAMVAEIKRLIDTGLAPDFVAARVLAAIREDEFYVFTHPGMRAEVEGRFAAILAAMDKVPAP from the coding sequence ATGCGCGAACTGGCCGGCAAGACAGCCTTCGTGACCGGTGGCGCCAGCGGTATTGGCCTAGCGCTCGGCCGCGCGTTTGCGCAAAGCGGCATGAAGGTGATGCTCGCCGATATCGAGGCCGAAACGCTGCAGGCCGCGGTCGGCAGCCTCAAGGAGATCGGGCCTGACGTCCGCGGCACCATGTGCGACGTCGCCGATCCCGTAAGCGTCGAGCGCGCCGCGCAAGCCACGTTCGATGCGTTCGGCAAGGTCCATGTCGTCTGCAACAATGCCGGCGTCGCCGCCGGCGGCGGCATCGACCTGATCTCGCTCGACAACTGGCGCTGGGTGCTCGACGTCAACCTGATGGGCGTGCTGCACGGCGTCCGCAGCTTTCTGCCGCATATGCGCAGGCACGGCGAAGGCGGTCATATCGTCAACACCGCGTCGATGGCCGGCATGAACGGCGGCCTCGGCTTCAGCCCCTATGCGGCGAGCAAATTCGCCGTGGTCGCGATGTCCGAGGGCCTCGCCGCGCAGCTGAAGCCGCACGGCATCGGCGTCAGCGTGCTGTGCCCGAGTTTCGTGCGCACGGGCATCGGCGAGAGCGGGCGCAACCGGCCCGAGCGCTACGGCCCGGCGCGCGTGCCCGATCCGGCCAGTCCGGCCGCGGCCATGGTCGCCGAGATCAAAAGGTTGATAGACACCGGGCTCGCGCCTGATTTCGTCGCAGCCCGCGTGCTTGCCGCGATCCGCGAAGACGAGTTCTACGTTTTCACCCACCCCGGCATGCGCGCCGAGGTGGAGGGGCGGTTTGCCGCGATACTGGCGGCGATGGACAAGGTGCCGGCGCCCTGA
- the rpiA gene encoding ribose-5-phosphate isomerase RpiA translates to MDMDALKRQAAARALEHVQDGMKLGLGTGSTARHFVDLLGEKVRAGMKIVGVPTSEATRAQAEACGIPLTTLDDIDRLDLTVDGADEMDPALNLIKGGGGALLREKIVAAASDRMIVIADDTKWVDVLGRFPLPVEVIPFGLAATERAMAAAFAESGVSGQMGVRKGRDGHVFITDGGHWIIDAHLVRINDAPRLAGLLSLIPGVVEHGLFIGLASIAVLAGAQGIRVIERR, encoded by the coding sequence GTGGACATGGACGCATTGAAACGGCAGGCTGCAGCCCGCGCGCTGGAGCATGTGCAGGACGGCATGAAGCTCGGGCTCGGCACCGGCTCGACCGCCAGGCATTTCGTCGACCTGCTCGGCGAGAAGGTCCGCGCCGGCATGAAAATCGTCGGCGTGCCGACGTCGGAAGCGACCCGCGCGCAGGCGGAAGCATGTGGAATCCCGCTGACCACGCTCGACGACATCGACCGGCTCGATCTCACCGTGGATGGCGCCGACGAGATGGATCCCGCGCTCAATCTGATCAAGGGCGGCGGCGGCGCGCTCTTAAGGGAAAAGATCGTGGCGGCGGCCTCGGATCGCATGATCGTGATCGCCGACGACACCAAATGGGTCGATGTTCTCGGCCGTTTCCCGCTACCTGTGGAGGTGATCCCGTTCGGCCTGGCGGCGACGGAGCGCGCCATGGCCGCGGCATTTGCGGAAAGTGGCGTTTCCGGGCAAATGGGGGTCCGAAAGGGCAGGGACGGCCACGTTTTTATCACCGATGGCGGCCACTGGATCATCGATGCCCATCTGGTGCGGATCAATGATGCGCCGCGGCTGGCGGGCTTGCTGAGCCTGATCCCGGGCGTCGTCGAACACGGCCTGTTTATCGGCCTTGCCAGCATCGCCGTTCTGGCGGGCGCGCAGGGAATTCGCGTAATTGAACGGCGCTAG
- a CDS encoding DUF2059 domain-containing protein, which translates to MKRFSGSSSAAGLMLGLALLAGPAMAQAPKQAAPAATPLKEATPAAIAAAKEILGMKNASAMYASAVPNIVEQTKNALLQSNLNYQKDLNEVAVIVAKNMAGREKEIGDGMAKIYANEFTEQELKDLVTFYKSPLGQKLLSTEPRAIQFSMSYMNQWAQVFAETVNAAFRGEMKKRGKEI; encoded by the coding sequence ATGAAGCGTTTTTCGGGAAGTTCGTCGGCCGCCGGTCTGATGCTGGGCCTGGCGCTGTTGGCTGGCCCCGCCATGGCGCAGGCGCCAAAGCAGGCCGCACCGGCCGCTACGCCGCTCAAGGAAGCGACGCCGGCCGCCATTGCCGCCGCCAAGGAAATCCTTGGCATGAAGAACGCGAGCGCGATGTACGCCAGCGCCGTTCCCAACATCGTCGAGCAGACCAAGAACGCGCTGCTGCAGTCCAACCTCAACTATCAAAAAGACCTCAATGAGGTGGCCGTCATCGTCGCCAAGAACATGGCGGGCCGCGAAAAGGAAATAGGCGACGGCATGGCGAAGATCTACGCCAACGAGTTCACCGAGCAGGAATTGAAGGATCTGGTGACGTTCTACAAATCGCCGCTCGGCCAGAAGCTGCTCTCGACCGAGCCGCGCGCCATCCAGTTCTCGATGTCCTATATGAACCAGTGGGCGCAGGTCTTTGCCGAAACCGTCAACGCCGCGTTCCGGGGCGAGATGAAAAAGCGCGGCAAGGAAATCTGA
- the gor gene encoding glutathione-disulfide reductase has translation MAEFDVDLFVIGGGSGGVRAARIAAGYGAKVMVAEEYRMGGTCVIRGCVPKKLFVMGSHVRHEIEDATGFGWTIPEVSFDWPTLVANKDKEIARLEGIYAANVEKSGARIVKTRAVLEDAHTLRLASGEAVTAKYVLIATGGAPNHGPAIPGIEHVISSNEAFHLTELPKRIVIQGGGYIALEFAGIFAGYGADVTVIYRGDNILRGFDEDVRKHLRAEMEKQGITILTGCTVTRIDKHGKDFTTHLSSGSSIASDKVMFAIGRHPNVAGLGLETAGVALNPKNGGIAVDGWSKTSAPNIYAIGDVTHRTNLTPVAIREGHAFADTVFGKRPVAVDHATIPTAVFSQPEVGTVGLTEAEARAQFSRVDIYKADFRPIKATMSGRDTRVLMKLVVDATTDRVLGCHIVGDGAAEITQAVGIAVKMKATKADFDATVALHPTAAEELVTMRTPTARHVREAAAE, from the coding sequence ATGGCAGAGTTCGACGTCGATCTGTTCGTCATCGGGGGCGGTTCTGGCGGGGTTCGCGCCGCCCGCATCGCCGCCGGCTACGGCGCAAAGGTCATGGTCGCCGAAGAATACCGCATGGGCGGCACCTGCGTGATCCGCGGCTGCGTGCCGAAAAAGCTGTTCGTGATGGGCAGCCACGTCCGTCACGAGATCGAGGATGCCACGGGCTTCGGCTGGACCATCCCCGAAGTCTCGTTCGACTGGCCGACGCTGGTTGCCAACAAGGACAAGGAGATCGCGCGGCTGGAGGGCATCTACGCCGCCAATGTCGAGAAGTCAGGCGCGCGCATCGTGAAAACCCGCGCGGTGCTGGAAGACGCCCATACGCTGCGGCTCGCCAGCGGCGAAGCCGTCACCGCGAAGTATGTTTTGATCGCCACCGGCGGCGCGCCCAATCACGGCCCGGCGATTCCCGGCATCGAACACGTGATTTCCTCGAACGAAGCCTTTCATCTGACCGAATTGCCGAAGCGTATCGTAATCCAGGGCGGCGGCTACATCGCGCTGGAATTCGCCGGCATTTTTGCCGGCTACGGCGCCGACGTCACCGTGATCTATCGCGGCGACAACATTCTGCGCGGTTTTGACGAGGATGTCCGAAAGCATCTGCGCGCCGAGATGGAGAAGCAGGGCATCACCATCCTGACCGGCTGCACCGTCACCAGGATCGACAAGCACGGCAAGGACTTCACCACCCATCTGTCGAGCGGCTCCAGCATCGCCTCCGACAAGGTGATGTTCGCGATCGGCCGGCATCCGAACGTCGCAGGCCTCGGGCTGGAGACGGCCGGCGTCGCGCTCAACCCGAAGAACGGCGGCATCGCGGTCGACGGCTGGTCCAAAACCTCGGCGCCGAACATCTACGCCATCGGCGACGTCACCCATCGCACCAACCTGACGCCGGTCGCGATCCGCGAGGGCCACGCCTTCGCCGACACCGTGTTCGGCAAGCGCCCGGTCGCGGTCGATCACGCCACCATTCCCACCGCCGTGTTCTCGCAGCCCGAAGTCGGCACCGTCGGACTGACCGAAGCCGAGGCGCGCGCGCAATTCTCCCGCGTCGACATCTACAAGGCCGATTTCCGCCCGATCAAGGCGACGATGTCCGGCCGCGACACCCGCGTGCTCATGAAGCTCGTGGTCGATGCCACCACCGACCGCGTCCTCGGCTGCCACATCGTCGGCGACGGCGCCGCCGAGATCACGCAAGCCGTCGGCATCGCCGTGAAGATGAAAGCGACCAAGGCCGATTTCGACGCGACGGTGGCGCTGCATCCGACCGCTGCGGAAGAGTTGGTGACGATGCGGACGCCGACGGCAAGGCATGTGAGGGAAGCGGCGGCGGAGTAG